In a genomic window of Candidatus Gorgyraea atricola:
- the rpsI gene encoding 30S ribosomal protein S9: MVEQNIIWATGRRKSSVARVRLMPGNGEVQVNKKPLDKYFERPTSILVVMQPLKSTNLFDKFNVIASVKGGGKSGQAGALRHGIARALAKTGDDTKVLLRRKGYLTRDPRAKERKKYGQKGARKRFQWTKR, from the coding sequence ATGGTAGAGCAGAACATAATCTGGGCAACTGGGAGGCGGAAGTCATCTGTGGCTCGCGTGCGGCTTATGCCGGGAAATGGCGAGGTACAGGTCAATAAAAAGCCTCTCGATAAATATTTTGAAAGACCTACATCTATACTGGTTGTAATGCAGCCGCTAAAGTCCACTAACCTGTTTGATAAGTTCAATGTGATCGCAAGTGTTAAGGGTGGTGGAAAGTCAGGTCAGGCAGGAGCTTTAAGGCATGGCATAGCAAGGGCCTTGGCTAAAACAGGTGATGATACAAAGGTCTTATTAAGGAGAAAGGGTTATTTGACCAGGGATCCTCGGGCAAAGGAACGCAAGAAGTACGGACAAAAAGGCGCCCGAAAGAGATTCCAGTGGACAAAGCGATAA
- the argJ gene encoding bifunctional glutamate N-acetyltransferase/amino-acid acetyltransferase ArgJ, with protein MKSITAPQGFLASAISCGIKRSKRDDLALLYSEVPCLCAGTFTTNKMKSGSVILAEDRVKNGIAQAVIVNSGNANCCVGKKELMDAKDMTGVAAKSLDLDPEHVLIASTGIIGRPLPIKKIKPKIGALVKGLKSSGGSKFAKAIMTTDTVPKEIVTQIKIGPVKVRIAGAAKGAGMICPNMATMLAFFTTDAAIEKSALNLAFKEAVADSFNRITIDGDMSTNDSAIIFANGLAGNKTIKKGSASYSKFLNALKNVATELARKMILDGEGATKFVEIIIKGAKTQKDADTIARHVADSSLIKTMIAGGDPNWGRIAASAGSAGIKLNKDRVDIYIGKKLAMKNGAATNASLSALKGKEVKIVIDLKSGRAFSKIWTCDLTEEYVRINAEYET; from the coding sequence ATGAAATCTATAACAGCACCGCAAGGATTTTTGGCAAGCGCAATAAGCTGCGGGATAAAGAGAAGCAAGAGAGATGATCTGGCTTTGCTTTATTCTGAAGTGCCATGTCTATGCGCAGGCACTTTTACTACCAATAAGATGAAGTCTGGCTCTGTTATCCTTGCCGAAGACAGGGTAAAAAATGGCATTGCACAGGCAGTTATAGTAAATAGCGGCAATGCAAACTGCTGTGTTGGAAAAAAAGAATTAATGGATGCTAAAGACATGACTGGTGTGGCTGCAAAAAGTCTGGACTTAGACCCAGAGCATGTTTTAATCGCGTCAACTGGTATTATAGGCAGACCTTTGCCTATAAAAAAGATCAAGCCCAAGATAGGCGCTTTAGTAAAAGGGCTAAAGAGTTCAGGCGGTTCAAAGTTTGCTAAGGCGATCATGACTACAGATACTGTGCCAAAAGAGATCGTAACCCAGATAAAGATAGGCCCAGTAAAAGTAAGAATAGCTGGCGCGGCAAAAGGCGCTGGCATGATCTGTCCTAACATGGCAACCATGCTCGCGTTTTTTACTACAGACGCGGCAATTGAGAAGAGCGCGTTGAATCTGGCATTTAAGGAAGCTGTTGCTGATTCATTTAATAGGATCACTATTGATGGCGATATGTCTACGAATGACAGTGCTATAATATTTGCAAATGGGCTTGCAGGAAATAAGACTATAAAGAAAGGCAGCGCCAGCTACTCTAAATTCCTTAATGCGTTAAAGAATGTCGCAACAGAACTTGCGAGAAAGATGATCCTTGATGGCGAGGGCGCTACGAAATTTGTAGAAATAATCATTAAAGGCGCGAAGACACAGAAAGACGCGGATACTATCGCAAGGCATGTCGCTGATTCGAGCCTCATAAAGACAATGATCGCAGGCGGTGATCCAAATTGGGGAAGAATAGCCGCGAGCGCAGGCTCGGCAGGCATAAAGCTTAATAAAGATAGAGTTGATATATATATTGGAAAAAAATTAGCAATGAAAAATGGCGCAGCTACGAATGCATCGTTAAGCGCGCTTAAAGGCAAAGAGGTAAAGATAGTAATCGATCTAAAGTCTGGAAGGGCGTTTAGCAAGATCTGGACGTGTGACCTGACAGAGGAATACGTGAGGATCAACGCGGAGTATGAGACATGA
- the rplM gene encoding 50S ribosomal protein L13: protein MDTVMLNKKDVVRKWYVIDANGKILGRLAVEIALILSGKRKNNYTPHVDNGDFVVVLNAGKVAVTGAKLENKTYKRYSGYPSGLKIKNLETVLRTKPTEALHHAVKGMLPKNKLGSRMITRLKLYAGSEHEHQAQNPEKLEIKG from the coding sequence ATGGATACGGTTATGTTAAATAAGAAGGATGTTGTGAGAAAGTGGTATGTTATCGACGCTAATGGTAAGATTCTGGGTAGATTAGCTGTTGAGATAGCGCTTATTTTGAGCGGCAAGCGCAAGAATAACTATACACCGCATGTGGATAATGGTGACTTTGTGGTTGTGCTGAACGCGGGCAAGGTAGCTGTTACAGGCGCTAAGCTTGAGAACAAGACATATAAGCGTTACTCAGGATATCCGAGCGGTCTAAAGATAAAGAACTTAGAGACAGTTTTAAGGACAAAGCCTACTGAGGCATTGCATCATGCAGTAAAGGGTATGTTACCTAAGAATAAGCTGGGCTCAAGGATGATCACAAGGCTCAAGCTTTACGCAGGTTCAGAGCACGAACATCAGGCTCAGAATCCTGAGAAGTTAGAGATAAAAGGATAA
- the argF gene encoding ornithine carbamoyltransferase — protein MKKDLITIKDLSAQEIGELFELAAKFKAKRKTHETPLKNKTLGLVFEKPSNRTRVSFEVGMFELGGNAIYLGESEVKLGKRESAKDAAMVLSRYLDAMVIRTFSHDRLLEMAKNSTIPVINGLTDLLHPCQALSDLFTIKEKKGLKNITVAFVGDGNNVVNSLLNGCDKLGIKIKVACPKGYEPKVDAGQLFNSPQEAVKDADIIYTDVWTSMGKEKEQKERAEIFKKFQINSKLMKSAKKDAMVMHCLPAHRGEEITDEVIDSPQSIVIDQAENRLHVQKAILVKLLGDKS, from the coding sequence ATGAAAAAGGATCTTATAACAATTAAAGATTTATCAGCGCAGGAGATAGGCGAGCTCTTTGAACTCGCAGCTAAGTTCAAGGCCAAGAGAAAGACGCATGAGACGCCGCTAAAGAATAAAACTCTGGGTCTAGTTTTTGAAAAGCCGTCGAATAGGACAAGGGTGTCTTTTGAGGTCGGCATGTTTGAGCTGGGCGGGAATGCTATTTACTTAGGGGAGAGCGAGGTCAAGCTAGGCAAGAGGGAGTCTGCGAAGGACGCGGCAATGGTGCTCTCAAGATACCTTGACGCAATGGTCATAAGGACGTTTTCTCATGATAGATTGCTTGAGATGGCAAAGAATTCTACGATACCTGTAATAAATGGACTGACAGACCTGCTTCACCCATGTCAGGCATTGAGTGATCTGTTTACAATAAAGGAAAAAAAGGGACTAAAGAATATTACTGTAGCTTTTGTTGGGGATGGCAACAATGTAGTGAATTCGCTCTTGAATGGGTGTGATAAGCTGGGTATTAAGATAAAAGTCGCGTGTCCAAAAGGCTATGAGCCAAAGGTCGATGCAGGCCAGCTTTTTAATTCGCCTCAAGAAGCAGTTAAGGATGCGGACATTATTTATACGGACGTGTGGACGAGCATGGGTAAGGAAAAAGAGCAAAAAGAAAGAGCAGAGATATTTAAGAAGTTTCAGATCAATTCTAAGCTGATGAAATCAGCAAAGAAAGACGCAATGGTAATGCATTGCCTGCCAGCGCACAGGGGCGAAGAGATCACAGACGAGGTAATAGACAGCCCACAATCTATTGTAATTGACCAGGCAGAGAATAGGCTCCACGTGCAGAAGGCAATACTTGTGAAATTATTAGGAGATAAATCATGA
- the argC gene encoding N-acetyl-gamma-glutamyl-phosphate reductase, with amino-acid sequence MLKIGIMGASGYAGEELLRILLNHPEARITAVAAKIDTVPIYKLYPWLKGVLDLECGDMSADEVAKKCDVVFLALPHKVSMQFAPIFLKKGKKVIDLSADFRLRDVGVYEKWYVKHECPDYVKKAVYGLCEFYRDEIKKAELIANPGCYPTSIIFGCAPLLKKKIVDIDSIVCNSVSGVSGAGRVPSQALMFTELQNSFRAYKPNSHRHMPEIDQELSEISGAKIAVNFVPHLVPMERGILSTIYLRLKKNITTKETVKLYKDFYKGEYFIRVMDEGVLPDTKNVARLNFCDIGVQAFPEKKTIVVTTAIDNLVKGASGQAVQNMNIMYGFEEKMGL; translated from the coding sequence ATGTTAAAAATAGGAATAATGGGAGCGAGCGGTTATGCTGGTGAAGAACTTTTAAGGATTTTATTAAATCATCCTGAAGCCCGGATCACAGCAGTTGCTGCTAAGATAGATACTGTACCAATATATAAGCTATATCCATGGCTAAAGGGTGTGCTTGACCTGGAGTGCGGAGACATGAGCGCAGACGAAGTCGCTAAGAAATGCGATGTAGTTTTCTTAGCGCTTCCGCACAAGGTCTCTATGCAGTTCGCGCCGATATTTTTGAAAAAAGGCAAGAAGGTCATAGACCTGAGCGCTGATTTTAGGTTAAGGGATGTAGGCGTATACGAGAAGTGGTATGTTAAGCACGAATGCCCTGACTATGTTAAGAAGGCAGTTTATGGGCTTTGCGAATTTTATAGAGATGAGATCAAGAAGGCAGAGCTGATCGCAAATCCAGGGTGCTATCCAACGAGCATTATCTTTGGCTGCGCTCCACTTTTAAAGAAAAAAATAGTGGATATAGATTCCATTGTATGCAATTCAGTTTCAGGTGTGAGTGGCGCAGGCAGGGTCCCAAGTCAGGCGCTTATGTTTACAGAGCTACAAAATAGTTTTAGGGCATATAAGCCAAATAGCCACAGACACATGCCTGAGATAGATCAGGAGCTGAGCGAGATCAGTGGCGCTAAGATAGCAGTGAATTTTGTGCCGCATCTTGTGCCAATGGAAAGAGGCATACTCTCTACGATCTACCTGAGGCTAAAAAAGAACATAACTACAAAAGAGACTGTGAAGCTGTATAAGGATTTCTATAAAGGTGAGTATTTTATAAGGGTTATGGACGAGGGAGTATTGCCTGATACAAAGAATGTAGCGAGATTAAATTTCTGCGACATAGGTGTGCAGGCGTTTCCTGAGAAAAAGACAATAGTAGTTACAACTGCTATTGACAATCTTGTAAAGGGCGCAAGCGGCCAGGCAGTACAGAACATGAATATCATGTATGGGTTCGAGGAGAAGATGGGATTATGA
- the argB gene encoding acetylglutamate kinase: MMEEAIRKSAVLIEALPYMKAYASKIFVIKYGGSALIDPEIKRRVLQDIVFMSYVGIRPILVHGGGPFINEELKKTGGKIEFKDGLRVTSKETMEVVDRVLTGVNQSIADDIKKIGGRAVSLNKVVRAKPHKEAKKLGFAGEVDTIKSDVIRKAVRPRSVPIISSVGFGADNKSYNINADDVSSEVAVAVKAVKLVLLTDVKGIMKKKEDEKTLISALTMEETERLIDENVIQGGMIPKVKACTNALAGGVSKTHIIDGRLPHSLLLEIFTDKGIGTEIVR; the protein is encoded by the coding sequence ATGATGGAAGAAGCGATTAGAAAATCAGCAGTTTTAATAGAGGCGTTACCTTATATGAAGGCGTACGCTAGTAAGATATTTGTTATAAAGTACGGCGGCAGTGCGCTCATAGATCCTGAGATAAAAAGGCGCGTGCTTCAGGATATTGTGTTTATGAGCTATGTTGGGATCAGGCCTATTCTTGTACATGGCGGCGGACCTTTTATAAATGAGGAACTAAAAAAAACAGGAGGGAAGATAGAATTTAAAGACGGCCTCAGGGTCACGTCAAAAGAGACCATGGAAGTGGTCGATAGAGTCTTAACCGGGGTCAATCAAAGTATCGCGGACGATATTAAAAAGATAGGCGGCAGGGCTGTGAGTTTAAATAAAGTTGTAAGGGCCAAGCCGCATAAAGAGGCTAAGAAATTAGGTTTCGCGGGAGAGGTTGACACTATAAAATCTGACGTGATCAGAAAAGCAGTAAGGCCAAGATCAGTGCCTATAATATCGTCAGTGGGTTTTGGCGCAGATAATAAATCGTATAATATAAATGCGGATGATGTGAGCTCAGAGGTAGCTGTTGCTGTTAAGGCAGTGAAGCTGGTATTATTGACAGATGTCAAAGGTATTATGAAGAAAAAGGAAGACGAGAAGACACTGATCTCTGCTCTGACTATGGAAGAGACAGAAAGGCTCATAGATGAAAATGTTATCCAGGGCGGCATGATACCAAAGGTCAAGGCATGTACAAACGCTCTGGCAGGAGGCGTGTCAAAGACTCACATAATCGATGGCAGGCTCCCGCACAGTTTGCTGCTGGAGATTTTTACAGACAAAGGAATCGGAACGGAGATAGTAAGATGA
- a CDS encoding aspartate aminotransferase family protein, translating into MNTHELIAQYEKYVMKTYTRIPSVIVKGKGLKVWDLDGNEYLDFFPGWAVSGLGHCHPEVVNAIRNYVKKIIHVSNNYYNMLQGKLAQEIIENSFKGKVFFCNSGAEANEGAIKLVRAYGVANGKYEIITMQNSFHGRTLATITATGQPKYSKDFVPLPVGFKSVPFNDIKALEAGITDKTIAIMLEPIQGEGGINVAHDDYIKEVRELCDKKGLILIFDEVQTGMGRTGKMFCFQHYGVEPDVMTLAKSLAGGIPIGALVASKKYADVLKPGMHASTFGGSPIACSAALGVFEAIKREKLLKNTQEMGKYLVEKLNELKKKKSIIKEIRGKGLMIGMELKIEGAAIVEACFKEKLLINCAHGNVLRLMPGIIVTKKQIDKAIEILDKVMI; encoded by the coding sequence ATGAATACACACGAGCTGATCGCGCAGTACGAGAAGTATGTAATGAAGACTTATACGAGGATCCCCTCTGTTATAGTTAAAGGTAAGGGGCTGAAGGTGTGGGATCTGGATGGTAATGAGTATCTGGATTTTTTTCCTGGCTGGGCTGTGAGCGGGTTAGGCCACTGTCATCCAGAGGTCGTGAATGCTATAAGGAATTATGTAAAAAAGATCATACATGTATCCAATAATTATTACAACATGCTCCAGGGAAAGCTGGCGCAGGAGATAATCGAGAATTCCTTTAAAGGTAAAGTATTTTTCTGCAATAGCGGCGCAGAGGCAAATGAGGGCGCGATAAAGCTGGTCAGGGCCTATGGTGTAGCAAATGGAAAATACGAGATCATCACGATGCAGAATTCTTTTCATGGGAGGACACTCGCGACCATAACAGCTACTGGACAGCCAAAATACAGCAAGGATTTCGTGCCATTACCAGTTGGTTTTAAGTCAGTGCCTTTTAATGATATAAAAGCGCTGGAGGCTGGCATAACAGATAAGACTATAGCTATAATGTTAGAGCCAATACAGGGTGAGGGCGGAATAAATGTTGCGCATGATGACTATATAAAGGAAGTAAGAGAACTTTGCGATAAAAAAGGTTTGATCCTGATATTTGATGAAGTGCAGACAGGCATGGGTAGGACCGGTAAGATGTTTTGTTTTCAACATTATGGTGTAGAGCCTGATGTTATGACACTTGCCAAGTCTTTGGCTGGCGGGATCCCGATAGGCGCGCTTGTCGCGTCGAAAAAATACGCGGATGTTTTAAAGCCTGGCATGCACGCGTCTACTTTTGGAGGAAGCCCTATTGCATGCAGCGCAGCGCTGGGTGTATTCGAGGCTATAAAAAGAGAAAAGCTTCTTAAGAATACACAGGAGATGGGAAAATATCTGGTTGAAAAATTGAATGAGCTCAAAAAGAAAAAATCTATTATAAAGGAGATCAGAGGTAAAGGCCTTATGATAGGCATGGAGCTTAAGATTGAAGGCGCGGCTATAGTGGAGGCGTGTTTTAAAGAGAAGCTGTTGATCAATTGCGCGCATGGCAATGTATTAAGACTTATGCCTGGTATAATAGTAACCAAAAAGCAAATAGACAAGGCGATTGAAATTTTGGATAAGGTGATGATTTGA